Proteins co-encoded in one Garra rufa chromosome 21, GarRuf1.0, whole genome shotgun sequence genomic window:
- the entpd6 gene encoding ectonucleoside triphosphate diphosphohydrolase 6 isoform X1, whose amino-acid sequence MRFPKLAFFMFVVCLVVYLTYVKRHYDDSKPPASDQLPKHRMDTHKQSTSAQVVSENFQYGIMFDAGSTGTRIHIFKFQIEPNEAPKLAHETFKAIKPGLSAYADDPEKSKEGLLELLNVAKETVPETLWSSSPVMLRATAGLRLLPGEKATILLDKVREAFSESLFLYKPASVSIMDGADEGMSAWITVNFLLGGLHGTETPTVGMLDLGGGSTQITFSLQEEKTIQTLPIDYVTSFQMFNISHALYSHSYLGLGLMSARLAVLGGIEAEPLAGPHELVSPCLAPDYSGQWEHAEILYTVKGQKAGEPIYETCLTKVEKMIYKRVRKIEGVKDMDFYAFSYYYDKAVDLGLIDESTGGAVRVGDYIEGAKKVCNNMSAGGIKESPFLCLDLTYISVLLQELDFPPDKELKLARQINNVETSWALGATFHCIESLRKHGTC is encoded by the exons ATGAGGTTCCCAAAGCTAGCTTTCTTTATGTTTGTGGTCTGCCTGGTGGTCTACCTCACCTACGTCAAACGCCATTATGATGACTCCAAACCACCAGCGTCCGACCAGCTGCCCAAGCATAGGATGGATACCCATAAACAGTCAACCTCAGCTCAGGTGGTCAGTGAAAATTTCCAGTATGGTATTATGTTTGATGCTGGAAGCACTGGAACCCGGATTCACATCTTCAAATTTCAGATCGAGCCAAATG AAGCTCCCAAATTAGCCCATGAGACATTTAAAGCTATAAAACCTGGACTGTCTGCGTATGCTGATGACCCAGAAAAG AGTAAGGAAGGACTGTTGGAACTGTTGAATGTTGCTAAAGAGACTGTTCCTGAGACGTTATGGAGCTCTTCCCCTGTCATGCTCCGAGCCACGGCAGGGCTCAGACTGCTGCCTGGTGAGAAGGCCACAATTCTGCTGGACAAG GTGAGGGAGGCGTTCAGCGAATCCTTGTTCCTGTATAAACCAGCCAGTGTGTCAATCATGGATGGCGCAGATGAAG GCATGTCAGCTTGGATTACCGTCAACTTTTTATTAG GTGGTCTTCATGGTACTGAGACTCCCACAGTAGGCATGCTGGATTTAGGAGGGGGCTCGACGCAGATCACCTTTTCTCTACAGGAAGAA AAAACCATCCAGACCTTACCCATTGATTACGTGACATCGTTTCAGATGTTCAACATCAGTCACGCTCTCTACTCGCACAG TTACCTTGGCCTGGGGTTGATGTCAGCCAGACTTGCTGTGTTGGGAGGGATTGAAGCAGAGCCTT TAGCAGGACCCCATGAGCTGGTTAGTCCATGTCTCGCCCCGGATTACTCTGGACAGTGGGAGCATGCTGAAATACTCTACACTGTTAAAGGGCAGAAAGCAG GGGAGCCCATCTATGAGACTTGCCTTACAAAAGTTGAAAAGATGATCTACAAACGTGTGAGAAAAATCGAGGGAGTGAAAGACATGGACTTCTATGCATTTTCCTACTACTACGACAAGGCTGTGGATCTGGGCCTCATTG ATGAAAGCACAGGGGGGGCTGTCAGAGTCGGTGATTACATTGAAGGTGCTAAAAAGG TGTGCAATAACATGTCAGCCGGAGGGATAAAGGAGTCTCCGTTCCTGTGTTTGGATCTGACCTATATCTCGGTACTCCTTCAGGAGCTTGACTTCCCACCTGATAAAGAGCTGAAG CTGGCGAGACAAATAAATAATGTGGAGACTAGCTGGGCCCTCGGTGCCACTTTCCATTGCATCGAGTCACTCCGTAAGCATGGGACATGCTGA
- the entpd6 gene encoding ectonucleoside triphosphate diphosphohydrolase 6 isoform X2, with protein sequence MRFPKLAFFMFVVCLVVYLTYVKRHYDDSKPPASDQLPKHRMDTHKQSTSAQVVSENFQYGIMFDAGSTGTRIHIFKFQIEPNEAPKLAHETFKAIKPGLSAYADDPEKSKEGLLELLNVAKETVPETLWSSSPVMLRATAGLRLLPGEKATILLDKVREAFSESLFLYKPASVSIMDGADEGMSAWITVNFLLGGLHGTETPTVGMLDLGGGSTQITFSLQEEKTIQTLPIDYVTSFQMFNISHALYSHSYLGLGLMSARLAVLGGIEAEPSGPHELVSPCLAPDYSGQWEHAEILYTVKGQKAGEPIYETCLTKVEKMIYKRVRKIEGVKDMDFYAFSYYYDKAVDLGLIDESTGGAVRVGDYIEGAKKVCNNMSAGGIKESPFLCLDLTYISVLLQELDFPPDKELKLARQINNVETSWALGATFHCIESLRKHGTC encoded by the exons ATGAGGTTCCCAAAGCTAGCTTTCTTTATGTTTGTGGTCTGCCTGGTGGTCTACCTCACCTACGTCAAACGCCATTATGATGACTCCAAACCACCAGCGTCCGACCAGCTGCCCAAGCATAGGATGGATACCCATAAACAGTCAACCTCAGCTCAGGTGGTCAGTGAAAATTTCCAGTATGGTATTATGTTTGATGCTGGAAGCACTGGAACCCGGATTCACATCTTCAAATTTCAGATCGAGCCAAATG AAGCTCCCAAATTAGCCCATGAGACATTTAAAGCTATAAAACCTGGACTGTCTGCGTATGCTGATGACCCAGAAAAG AGTAAGGAAGGACTGTTGGAACTGTTGAATGTTGCTAAAGAGACTGTTCCTGAGACGTTATGGAGCTCTTCCCCTGTCATGCTCCGAGCCACGGCAGGGCTCAGACTGCTGCCTGGTGAGAAGGCCACAATTCTGCTGGACAAG GTGAGGGAGGCGTTCAGCGAATCCTTGTTCCTGTATAAACCAGCCAGTGTGTCAATCATGGATGGCGCAGATGAAG GCATGTCAGCTTGGATTACCGTCAACTTTTTATTAG GTGGTCTTCATGGTACTGAGACTCCCACAGTAGGCATGCTGGATTTAGGAGGGGGCTCGACGCAGATCACCTTTTCTCTACAGGAAGAA AAAACCATCCAGACCTTACCCATTGATTACGTGACATCGTTTCAGATGTTCAACATCAGTCACGCTCTCTACTCGCACAG TTACCTTGGCCTGGGGTTGATGTCAGCCAGACTTGCTGTGTTGGGAGGGATTGAAGCAGAGCCTT CAGGACCCCATGAGCTGGTTAGTCCATGTCTCGCCCCGGATTACTCTGGACAGTGGGAGCATGCTGAAATACTCTACACTGTTAAAGGGCAGAAAGCAG GGGAGCCCATCTATGAGACTTGCCTTACAAAAGTTGAAAAGATGATCTACAAACGTGTGAGAAAAATCGAGGGAGTGAAAGACATGGACTTCTATGCATTTTCCTACTACTACGACAAGGCTGTGGATCTGGGCCTCATTG ATGAAAGCACAGGGGGGGCTGTCAGAGTCGGTGATTACATTGAAGGTGCTAAAAAGG TGTGCAATAACATGTCAGCCGGAGGGATAAAGGAGTCTCCGTTCCTGTGTTTGGATCTGACCTATATCTCGGTACTCCTTCAGGAGCTTGACTTCCCACCTGATAAAGAGCTGAAG CTGGCGAGACAAATAAATAATGTGGAGACTAGCTGGGCCCTCGGTGCCACTTTCCATTGCATCGAGTCACTCCGTAAGCATGGGACATGCTGA
- the pygb gene encoding glycogen phosphorylase, brain form: MSKPLTDHEKRKQISVRGIAGLGDVVEIKKSFNRHLHFTLVKDRNVATPRDYYFALAHTVRDHLVGRWIRTQQYYYEKDPKRIHYLSLEFYMGRTLQNTMINLGLQNACDEAIYQLGLDLEELEEIEEDAGLGNGGLGRLAACFLDSLASLGLAAYGYGIRYEFGIFNQKITNGWQIEEADDWLRYGNPWEKARPEYMLPVHFYGRVEHTHEGPKWVDTQVVLAMPYDTPVPGYKNNTVNTMRLWSAKAPNDFNLQEFNVGDYIQAVLDRNLAENISRVLYPNDNFFEGKELRLKQEYFVVAATLQDIIRRFKSSKFGCRDPVRTSFEAFPEKVAIQLNDTHPALAIPELMRILLDIERLDWEKAWEITTKTCAYTNHTVLPEALERWPVYMFEKLLPRHLQIVYEINRRHLDRVAELYPGDHDRLRRMSLVEEGDPKRINMAHLCVVGSHAVNGVARIHSDIVKTTVFKDFCDIEPEKFQNKTNGITPRRWLLLCNPGLADIIAEKIGEDFLTDLFQLKKLLEFVDDEMFIRDVAKVKQENKMKFAAYLESEYKVKINPESIFDIQVKRIHEYKRQLLNCLHVITLYNRIKKEPNKKFVPRTVMIGGKAAPGYHMAKMIIKLITSVGEVVNHDPVVGDRLKVIFLENYRVSLAEKVIPAADLSEQISTAGTEASGTGNMKFMLNGALTIGTMDGANVEMAEEAGEENLFIFGMRVEDVEAMDKKGYNAKEYYERLPELKQVMDQISTGFFSPKEPGLFKDVVNMLMNHDRFKVFADYEAYMSCQDKVNELYRNPKEWTKKVIRNIAASGKFSSDRTIAEYAREIWGVEPSDVKIPPPNEPRE; the protein is encoded by the exons ATGTCCAAACCATTAACCGACCATGAAAAGCGCAAGCAGATCAGTGTTCGTGGTATAGCTGGACTTGGGGATGTTGTCGAAATCAAAAAGAGCTTCAACAGGCATCTTCACTTCACCCTAGTGAAGGACCGCAATGTGGCCACCCCGCGGGATTATTACTTCGCGCTGGCACACACGGTGCGGGATCACTTGGTGGGCCGCTGGATCCGCACTCAGCAGTATTACTATGAGAAAGACCCGAAG CGCATCCACTATCTGTCTCTGGAGTTCTACATGGGCCGAACTCTACAGAACACCATGATAAATCTTGGGCTGCAGAATGCTTGTGATGAGGCCATCTACCAG CTTGGACTCGATTTGGAAGAGCTGGAGGAGATTGAAGAGGATGCAGGACTGGGAAATGGAGGGCTTGGGCGTCTTGCAG CTTGTTTCCTGGACTCATTGGCGTCTCTGGGTTTGGCGGCATATGGATATGGCATTCGTTATGAGTTTGGTATCTTCAATCAGAAGATCACCAATGGCTGGCAG ATTGAGGAAGCTGATGATTGGCTGCGTTATGGTAACCCATGGGAGAAGGCCCGTCCGGAGTACATGCTGCCTGTGCATTTCTATGGCAGAGTGGAGCATACACATGAGGGACCAAAGTGGGTTGACACCCAG GTGGTGCTTGCGATGCCCTATGACACTCCTGTGCCTGGTTATAAAAACAACACTGTGAATACTATGAGACTGTGGTCTGCCAAAGCTCCTAATGATTTCAACCTGCAAGAAT TTAATGTGGGAGATTACATCCAGGCTGTACTGGACCGAAACCTGGCAGAGAACATTTCCCGGGTGCTGTACCCCAATGACAAT TTTTTTGAAGGGAAGGAGCTCCGTTTGAAGCAAGAGTACTTTGTGGTGGCTGCTACTCTGCAGGACATCATCAGACGCTTTAAATCTTCAAAGTTTGGTTGCAGGGATCCCGTGCGCACCTCTTTTGAGGCCTTCCCTGAAAAG GTGGCAATCCAGTTGAATGATACTCATCCAGCTCTGGCGATTCCCGAACTCATGAGGATCCTGCTGGATATAGAGCGGCTAGACTGGGAAAAG GCATGGGAGATCACCACAAAGACATGTGCATACACAAACCACACAGTGTTACCTGAGGCTCTGGAGCGCTGGCCTGTCTACATGTTTGAGAAACTTCTGCCACGACACCTGCAGATCGTCTATGAGATCAACAGGCGACATCTCGAT AGAGTGGCTGAGCTGTATCCGGGTGACCATGATCGTTTGCGCAGAATGTCCCTGGTCGAGGAGGGCGATCCAAAGAGGATCAACATGGCTCACCTTTGCGTAGTCGGCTCACACGCTGTTAATGGAGTCGCACGGATTCACTCAGACATTGTCAAAACCACTGT GTTTAAGGACTTCTGTGATATAGAGCCAGAGAAGTTTCAGAACAAGACAAATGGCATCACACCTCGTCGTTGGCTGCTGCTCTGCAACCCTGGCTTGGCTGACATTATTGCTGAG AAAATTGGTGAGGACTTTCTGACAGATCTTTTCCAGCTAAAAAAACTGTTGGAATTCGTCGATGATGAAATGTTCATTCGGGATGTGGCCAAAGTGAAACAG gaaaATAAGATGAAATTTGCTGCTTATCTGGAGAGTGAGTACAAAGTAAAGATAAATCCTGAGTCCATCTTTGACATTCAGGTCAAAAGAATCCATGAGTACAAGAGACAGCTGCTCAACTGCCTGCATGTCATCACTTTATACAACA GGATAAAGAAAGAACCAAACAAGAAGTTTGTTCCCAGGACAGTAATGATTGGTGGAAAG GCAGCACCAGGTTATCACATGGCAAAGATGATCATTAAACTGATCACCTCAGTGGGGGAGGTGGTGAATCATGATCCTGTGGTGGGAGACAGACTCAAGGTCATTTTCCTGGAGAACTATAGAGTCTCATTAGCTGAGAAGG TGATCCCTGCTGCCGACCTGTCAGAGCAAATCTCCACAGCAGGTACAGAAGCCTCCGGTACAGGAAACATGAAGTTCATGCTTAACGGCGCTCTGACCATCGGCACCATGGATGGTGCTAATGTGGAGATGGCAGAAGAAGCTGGAGAGGAAAACCTGTTCATCTTTGGCATGAGGGTGGAAGACGTGGAGGCCATGGACAAAAAGGG ATACAATGCCAAGGAATATTATGAGCGTCTACCTGAACTGAAGCAGGTGATGGATCAGATCAGCACTGGATTCTTCAGCCCCAAAGAGCCTGGACTCTTCAAAGATGTTGTCAACATGCTCATGAATCATGACAG ATTCAAGGTGTTTGCAGACTATGAAGCATATATGAGTTGCCAAGATAAAGTTAATGAACTCTACAGG AACCCAAAAGAATGGACCAAAAAGGTCATCAGAAACATTGCCGCTTCTGGAAAGTTCTCCAGCGACCGTACCATCGCAGAGTACGCACGTGAGATCTGGGGCGTAGAGCCGTCCGACGTCAAGATCCCGCCACCTAATGAACCCCGTGAATGA